The following proteins come from a genomic window of Posidoniimonas polymericola:
- a CDS encoding DNA-3-methyladenine glycosylase I, with product MPRCPWAEVSDLDRLYHDQEWGVPIRGDDHLAFEMLTLEGAQAGLSWSTVLAKREGYRRCFAGFDPAKVARFTDKRVEKLLADPAIIRHRGKIESTVGNARAVLDLQDAEGSLCDYLWSFVDGRPIQNRLKSIAEAPEHTPISTAMSKELKRRGFRFLGPTTCYAFMQAAGMVNDHLVSCPRHKVVKGLS from the coding sequence ATGCCACGCTGCCCCTGGGCCGAAGTCTCGGACCTCGACCGCCTCTACCACGACCAGGAGTGGGGCGTGCCGATCCGTGGCGACGACCACTTGGCGTTCGAGATGCTCACCCTCGAGGGCGCCCAGGCGGGGCTGAGCTGGAGCACCGTGCTCGCCAAACGCGAGGGCTACCGCCGCTGCTTCGCCGGCTTCGACCCGGCCAAGGTCGCCCGCTTCACCGACAAGCGGGTGGAGAAGCTGCTGGCCGACCCGGCCATCATCCGCCACCGCGGCAAGATCGAGTCGACGGTGGGCAACGCCCGGGCGGTGCTCGACCTGCAGGACGCCGAGGGCTCGCTGTGTGACTACCTGTGGTCGTTCGTCGACGGCCGGCCGATCCAGAACCGGCTGAAGTCCATCGCCGAGGCGCCCGAACACACGCCGATTTCCACCGCGATGAGCAAGGAGCTCAAACGCCGCGGCTTCCGCTTCCTCGGCCCGACCACCTGCTACGCGTTCATGCAGGCAGCCGGCATGGTGAACGATCACCTGGTGAGCTGCCCGCGGCACAAGGTCGTGAAGGGGCTGAGCTAG
- the hisC gene encoding histidinol-phosphate transaminase, producing the protein MNYARPDIQAMTGYTPGEQPKGTKVIKLNTNENPYPASPKVTEAITRAAQAGLQKYPDASGTAFRMRAGDVLGVDPDWILCGNGSDDILTIATRTFVGENDAVRYATPSYVLYKTLAEIQGAVQDVVRYERDWTLGYEFVAPAERLKLAYLANPNSPSGTVLQPGEVAAIADALPCPLLVDEAYVDFADSNCLDLVRTNERVMVSRTLSKSYALAGLRFGYVVAQPAIIEQMAKVKDSYNCDALAIAGATAAIDDQAWLVENVAKVRATRGRLAAALGELGFAVTDSQANFVWAVHPTLSHEELYLDLKSQGVLVRYMRYDHWGDGLRVSVGADEQIDALLALLAPLVRGR; encoded by the coding sequence ATGAACTACGCCCGACCCGACATTCAAGCGATGACCGGCTACACCCCAGGCGAGCAGCCCAAGGGGACCAAGGTCATCAAGCTCAACACCAACGAGAACCCGTACCCGGCCTCGCCCAAGGTTACCGAGGCGATCACCCGCGCCGCGCAGGCCGGGCTGCAGAAGTACCCCGACGCGTCGGGCACGGCGTTCCGGATGCGCGCCGGCGATGTGCTGGGGGTCGACCCCGACTGGATCCTGTGCGGCAACGGCAGCGACGACATCCTGACCATCGCCACGCGGACCTTCGTCGGCGAGAACGACGCCGTCCGCTACGCCACGCCGAGCTACGTGCTGTACAAGACCCTGGCCGAGATCCAGGGCGCCGTGCAGGACGTCGTGCGGTACGAGCGGGACTGGACGCTCGGCTACGAGTTTGTCGCGCCGGCCGAGCGGCTGAAGCTGGCCTACCTGGCCAACCCCAACAGCCCGTCCGGCACGGTGCTGCAGCCGGGCGAGGTGGCCGCCATCGCCGACGCCCTCCCCTGCCCGCTGCTGGTCGACGAGGCCTACGTCGACTTCGCCGACTCTAACTGCCTGGACCTGGTGCGGACCAACGAGCGGGTGATGGTCAGCCGCACGCTTTCCAAGAGCTACGCGCTGGCCGGCCTGCGGTTCGGCTACGTGGTCGCTCAACCCGCGATCATCGAGCAGATGGCAAAGGTCAAGGACAGCTACAACTGTGACGCGCTTGCGATCGCCGGCGCGACGGCCGCCATCGACGACCAGGCGTGGCTCGTGGAAAACGTGGCCAAGGTGCGGGCGACCCGCGGCCGGCTGGCGGCGGCGCTCGGCGAGCTCGGCTTCGCGGTCACCGACTCGCAGGCCAACTTCGTGTGGGCCGTCCACCCGACGCTGTCCCACGAGGAGCTGTACCTCGACCTCAAGTCGCAGGGCGTGCTGGTGCGGTACATGCGCTACGACCACTGGGGCGACGGCCTGCGGGTGAGCGTCGGGGCCGACGAGCAGATCGACGCGCTGCTGGCGCTGCTAGCGCCGCTGGTGCGGGGGCGTTAA
- the hisD gene encoding histidinol dehydrogenase, with protein sequence MLRIDARQPGAAAAIDELRQRLAPEGNVVSEAGRRKTIEVFGEPLTPVQVVERICREVREQGVDAVLEYSAKLDGAELTADQLRVPAEELKAAHAAADPEFLATVQRIRENILRFQTAILHSDVEIPTPGGGFLRQRYLPLARVGICVPGGAAAYPSTVLMTAVPAQAAGVQELAVVAPPTKFGSYNQDLLATCHEIGVTEVYRAGGAQAVAAMAYGLGDRLPQVDMIVGPGNLFVALAKKHVYGEVDIDSIAGPSEVIVIADENTPPEHAAADLIAQAEHAPGSAVLITWHEPLVAEVNVAVRQQLEELERGDLARQSLEEFGAFIIVNDRDHAAQIADLLATEHLHIACAEPEELLAKIRCAGAVFLGPHSPVPVGDYAAGPSHVLPTGSTARFASGLSSNDFLRSNSVISWSEQDLKQNAEDIVRIAEKEGLTAHAATVTRRLG encoded by the coding sequence ATGCTCCGTATCGATGCCCGCCAGCCCGGCGCCGCCGCCGCGATCGATGAACTCCGCCAGCGCCTGGCCCCCGAGGGCAACGTAGTGAGCGAGGCCGGCCGCCGCAAGACGATCGAAGTCTTCGGCGAGCCGCTAACGCCGGTGCAGGTGGTCGAGCGGATCTGCCGCGAGGTCCGCGAGCAGGGGGTCGACGCGGTGCTCGAGTACTCCGCCAAGCTGGACGGCGCCGAGCTCACCGCCGATCAGCTCCGCGTCCCGGCCGAAGAACTCAAAGCGGCGCACGCGGCGGCCGACCCGGAATTCCTGGCGACCGTGCAGCGGATCCGCGAGAACATCCTGCGGTTCCAGACCGCCATCCTGCACTCGGACGTCGAGATCCCTACGCCCGGCGGCGGCTTCCTGCGGCAACGCTACCTGCCGCTCGCGCGGGTCGGCATCTGTGTGCCGGGCGGTGCGGCGGCCTACCCGTCCACCGTGCTGATGACCGCCGTGCCGGCGCAGGCCGCCGGCGTGCAGGAGCTGGCGGTGGTTGCGCCGCCCACCAAGTTCGGCAGCTACAACCAGGACCTGCTGGCGACCTGCCACGAGATCGGCGTCACCGAGGTGTACCGCGCCGGCGGCGCGCAGGCCGTGGCGGCGATGGCCTACGGGCTGGGCGACAGACTGCCGCAGGTCGACATGATTGTTGGCCCGGGCAACCTGTTCGTCGCGCTCGCCAAGAAGCACGTCTACGGCGAGGTCGACATCGACTCGATCGCCGGGCCGAGCGAAGTGATCGTGATCGCCGACGAGAACACCCCGCCGGAGCACGCCGCGGCCGACCTGATCGCGCAGGCCGAGCACGCCCCCGGCTCGGCGGTGCTCATCACCTGGCACGAGCCGCTCGTGGCCGAGGTAAACGTGGCGGTGCGGCAGCAGCTCGAGGAGCTGGAGCGGGGCGACCTCGCGCGGCAGTCGCTCGAGGAGTTCGGAGCCTTTATCATTGTCAACGACCGCGACCACGCCGCCCAGATCGCCGACCTGCTGGCGACCGAGCACCTGCACATCGCGTGCGCCGAGCCCGAGGAGTTGCTCGCCAAGATCCGCTGCGCCGGCGCGGTGTTCCTCGGCCCGCACAGCCCCGTGCCGGTGGGCGACTACGCCGCCGGCCCGTCGCACGTGCTGCCGACCGGCTCGACCGCGCGGTTCGCCAGCGGCTTGTCGAGCAACGACTTCCTGCGTTCCAACAGCGTGATTTCGTGGAGCGAACAGGACCTGAAACAGAACGCCGAGGACATCGTCCGCATCGCCGAGAAGGAAGGCCTGACCGCCCACGCGGCGACGGTCACCCGGCGGCTGGGCTAG
- a CDS encoding threonine aldolase family protein — protein MIDLRSDTVTRPTPGMLKAMADAEVGDDVFGEDPTVLRLQARVAELLGMEDALFVPSGTMGNQIGIRLHCRGGDEFLCEQNAHVFQYEQAAFAQLFGICAQIVPTPDGLLTPELLEDRVRPDNDHAPRTRLVCLENTHNRKGGRTLPQAGVERVCEWAQQQGLARHLDGARFWNACVAAGNSPAELVAPFDTVSVCFSKGLGAPVGSAICGPKELIREARRVRKALGGGWRQAGVLAAAALYALDHHYDRLADDHAHAQLLAAAVRESPGLSLVDGSCDTNLVILEVDPVHASGADFHRRLTEAGVGCFQIGKQRIRLVTHLDLTAEQVAEAAEIIGQLAG, from the coding sequence ATGATCGACCTCCGCAGCGATACTGTCACCCGCCCGACGCCGGGCATGCTCAAGGCGATGGCCGACGCCGAGGTGGGCGACGACGTCTTCGGCGAGGACCCCACGGTCCTCCGCCTGCAGGCCCGGGTGGCCGAGCTGCTCGGCATGGAGGACGCCCTGTTTGTGCCGTCGGGCACGATGGGCAACCAGATCGGCATCCGCCTGCACTGCCGCGGCGGCGACGAGTTCCTGTGCGAGCAGAACGCGCACGTCTTCCAATACGAGCAGGCGGCGTTCGCCCAGCTGTTTGGCATCTGTGCGCAGATCGTGCCGACCCCCGACGGGCTGCTGACGCCCGAGCTGCTGGAGGACCGCGTCCGCCCCGACAACGACCACGCGCCGCGGACCCGTCTGGTCTGCCTAGAGAACACCCACAACCGCAAGGGGGGCCGCACCCTGCCGCAGGCCGGCGTCGAGCGGGTGTGCGAGTGGGCCCAGCAGCAGGGCCTCGCCCGGCACCTCGACGGCGCGCGGTTCTGGAACGCGTGCGTCGCGGCGGGCAACTCGCCGGCCGAGCTGGTCGCGCCGTTCGACACGGTGAGCGTCTGCTTCAGCAAGGGGCTCGGGGCGCCGGTCGGCAGCGCGATCTGCGGGCCGAAGGAATTGATCCGCGAGGCGCGGCGGGTCCGCAAGGCGCTCGGCGGCGGCTGGCGGCAGGCGGGCGTGCTGGCCGCGGCCGCGCTGTACGCGCTCGACCACCACTACGACCGCCTGGCCGACGACCACGCGCACGCGCAGCTGCTGGCCGCCGCCGTGCGGGAGTCGCCCGGCCTGTCGCTGGTCGACGGCAGCTGCGACACCAACCTGGTGATCCTCGAGGTCGACCCGGTTCACGCCAGCGGCGCCGACTTCCACCGGCGGCTCACGGAGGCCGGCGTTGGCTGCTTCCAGATCGGCAAGCAGCGGATCCGGCTGGTGACCCACCTTGATCTCACGGCCGAGCAGGTAGCCGAGGCCGCGGAGATCATCGGTCAATTAGCGGGTTAG
- a CDS encoding MFS transporter encodes MPQSSPPDAPDARPHRQPHHDPWSVRRVLTMLSLIVAGEAIFTLPFHIIRYFRPSFVEVFALTQTELGDMLAIYGVVATIAYPLGGVLADRFPVRVLLPTSLLMTGAGGLALLFSPSIATMNWLYAFWGFSTILPFWAALIKATRQWGGDDEQGMAFGILDGGRGLLAFLLSLMAVALFELLMPVAEQTATLAEKTAAIRSTVYVYVGACVAAAVFTWLFVPEPVEETGERSSRREAFAKVLAVVRMPAVWLQSLIIVAAYSAFKGIDYYSQFAADVWGWTDVDAANLVKYAAFSRAFAAVGAGLLADRFSSSRVLIACFALAGGSYIALVFAAPSAAHAWMLWTAVLTGCLGFFALRGVYFALLEESHIPADMTGTAVGVVSLLGFTPEIFMPKLGGWLLDRWPGEATGFHLLYWFLGGACVVGIVSTLTLRWLLGRQNARQAAS; translated from the coding sequence GTGCCCCAGTCCTCTCCGCCAGATGCGCCCGACGCGCGGCCGCACCGCCAGCCGCACCACGACCCGTGGAGCGTGCGCCGCGTGCTGACGATGCTCAGCCTGATTGTCGCCGGCGAGGCGATCTTCACGCTGCCGTTCCACATCATCCGTTACTTCCGGCCCTCGTTTGTCGAGGTCTTCGCCCTTACCCAGACCGAGCTGGGCGACATGCTGGCGATCTACGGCGTGGTCGCGACCATTGCCTACCCGCTGGGGGGCGTGCTGGCCGACCGGTTCCCGGTGCGGGTGCTGCTGCCGACCTCGCTGCTGATGACCGGCGCTGGCGGCCTGGCGTTGCTCTTCAGCCCTTCGATCGCCACGATGAACTGGCTCTATGCCTTCTGGGGGTTCTCGACCATCCTGCCGTTCTGGGCCGCGCTCATCAAAGCGACGCGCCAATGGGGCGGCGACGACGAGCAGGGCATGGCCTTTGGAATCCTCGACGGCGGCCGCGGGCTGCTGGCGTTCTTGCTGTCGCTGATGGCGGTGGCGTTGTTCGAACTGCTCATGCCGGTCGCTGAACAGACCGCCACGCTCGCCGAGAAGACCGCCGCGATCCGCAGCACGGTGTACGTCTACGTTGGGGCGTGCGTCGCCGCGGCGGTGTTCACCTGGCTGTTCGTTCCCGAGCCGGTCGAGGAGACGGGCGAGCGGTCCAGCCGCCGCGAGGCGTTCGCCAAGGTGCTGGCGGTCGTGCGGATGCCGGCCGTGTGGCTGCAGTCGCTGATCATCGTCGCCGCCTACAGCGCATTCAAGGGCATCGACTACTACTCTCAGTTTGCCGCCGACGTGTGGGGCTGGACCGACGTCGACGCCGCCAACCTGGTCAAGTACGCCGCGTTCAGCCGCGCGTTCGCCGCGGTCGGCGCCGGCCTGCTGGCCGACCGGTTCAGCTCGTCGCGGGTGCTGATCGCGTGCTTCGCTTTGGCAGGCGGGTCGTACATAGCGTTGGTGTTCGCCGCGCCATCGGCCGCCCACGCCTGGATGCTGTGGACCGCGGTGCTGACCGGCTGCCTGGGGTTCTTCGCGCTGCGGGGCGTCTACTTCGCACTGCTCGAGGAGTCGCACATCCCCGCCGACATGACCGGCACGGCGGTCGGCGTGGTGTCGCTGCTCGGCTTCACGCCAGAGATTTTTATGCCGAAGCTCGGCGGCTGGCTGCTCGACCGCTGGCCCGGCGAGGCGACCGGGTTCCACCTGCTGTACTGGTTCTTGGGCGGTGCGTGCGTGGTCGGCATCGTGAGCACCCTCACCCTGCGGTGGCTCCTGGGCCGCCAAAACGCTCGTCAGGCCGCGAGCTAG
- a CDS encoding gamma carbonic anhydrase family protein, producing the protein MPQHLRPHHGFTPQLGARVYIDSQATVIGDVTLGDDCSVWPGAIVRGDLMAITLGARSNVQDGVVLHTTHDSRFNPGGFPLTIGEDVVIGHRAVLHGCTVGDRVLVGIGAIVNDGAVVEDDVMIGAGCLVPPGKRLESGSVYVGNPARVLRPLTDAEREHLKYSPGNYVRLKDGYLSEQ; encoded by the coding sequence GCAGCACCTCCGCCCCCACCACGGCTTCACCCCGCAGCTCGGCGCGCGGGTCTACATCGATTCCCAGGCGACCGTCATCGGCGACGTCACGCTGGGCGACGACTGCTCGGTGTGGCCGGGGGCGATTGTCCGCGGCGACCTGATGGCGATCACCCTCGGCGCCCGCAGCAACGTGCAAGACGGCGTCGTGCTGCACACGACGCACGACAGCCGGTTCAACCCGGGCGGCTTCCCCCTGACCATCGGCGAGGATGTCGTGATCGGGCACCGCGCGGTGCTGCACGGCTGCACGGTTGGCGACCGGGTGCTGGTCGGCATCGGCGCGATCGTCAACGACGGCGCCGTCGTCGAGGACGACGTGATGATCGGCGCCGGCTGCCTGGTGCCGCCCGGCAAGCGGCTCGAGAGCGGGAGCGTCTACGTCGGCAATCCGGCCCGCGTGCTGCGGCCACTGACCGACGCCGAGCGCGAGCACCTGAAGTACTCGCCCGGCAACTACGTGCGGCTGAAAGACGGGTACCTCAGCGAGCAGTAA